The genomic stretch CTGGGTCCCATAACTTGGAATTGAACAAGGATTTTGCTTTACCATCTTCAGTAACCTGTATTTTAGAAGAATCGTTGGAATTCTCAGATGatcttttcatttttttgcTAAGTAAAATTACACTTTTGATTTTACTAAATTATAATGTATTTAACCAACTGTAAATAAATCTGAGATATTTATtgagtgaaaaaaaagaataaaaaagaagaatttataGCATTCTGCTTTATactttaaatgaaaaaaaatttcaatagcCATCGATATATCgctaaaattaaaaaatgaaaatgtgATTACATAGAGATATAACttaaaaaggaaattaTTAGGATTTAAGTCACGTGTTGATGACTTATTAGttgaattatatatacaaaatcaaatacaAAGGCATAAAGGCgaattctaataaaaataccaGTTGTATGGTAGCATATTTCAGtaaatctaaattaaaaacttCTCTAGGTTCCAGTTGGCTTGTCTATTGGTTCCACAACTAACTTATCAAATGTATATAATTGAGAAACGATGCTCTGTCTCTTCAATACACCTAGATCATTGATTCCTTGCTTATAAAAATTCTCTAATTTGGCTTGATCCTGTAGTGATTTATTTGCTTTAAAGGTGTCTCTTGTTCTGCGGAGGAAATAATTTCTGAAGTTATAGTCACTGAAATGGTTTGCATTCTtaattaattgtttatatAGGGATAGTACTTGTAATCTTGAAGGTGCTGGCATTGTGTATAGTATATTCTAGGTATTTTAATCTTGTAGGAGTATGATAAAAGTGAGAATGAATTAGTTTGATATCtaacaataatgaaaattataggctaaaatatttatgttATCAGTGCTTCGGAAGAAAATTAAGgtctttaaaaaatgaacGGTATAATATGGAAATGTCtaatcttcaaaaaattaaacttacatcaataaaataaataccaaattaaataaagttGATATTCAAATAGTGTGAGTATGACATAATCCTGATTCATCCCAGCCCATTAAGTATTATTTGCAACTGTAGGAGAACTCAAGAACCTGTGAGTAATTGGCACCCGGATCGCTCTCgcacaaaataattttagtaATTGAAACTAACACCGAATACGGCGCTAACAAATTTTACTTACAAGATCAATAAgctatttcaaataatatgatgATTAAAGCTCTTATTCTAATTTGGTAACCTTTTAATGTTAATTTTATGAGTACTCTTTTTTTAGCAAACAGTTCCTATGAACTCATAGGAACTAGGTTGGCAGCGTACCGAGATAAAAAAGCACCTATATCTTAACACAttcaatgaattattattttataaatttcgGATAAGTTTCTTTACTATTCTTTTTGGTAACTGAAGAGTTCTATCACGCTAATCCGTCAGCATTGAAGGTTAATCATGTTCATTTAGTTAATTGTATACATAATAAgttgatatatatataaaccCCGTTTCAAGATATAATTAAACGCCCAGTAAAGGTTTTTCATATGtagaattttgaaatattactcgaaatattttcatcgTCAATTTGTGGCTAAGCATCTTTAGCTAAATGGAGTTGATCAAAGAATAATACAAAacaaatttgaatatattaattaataattttagataaaaaatgataatgttTAATACTTTGGGAGCTATAAAATTCAATGATACAAAGCGTAAAAGTATCATAactgaaaaaaagatatagtATATTGCAAACTATTTACAAGAAGATTTCTATTGTAATTAGCTTTTGCCGCTAGCGAAAgataatcaattaaagttaaatttttcaaagaattagaaaataaaaaaaaaaaaattttagatgATTGAAGAGTAAAGCTGATCTAGTGATGTAACAGTAtacattttcaattaaagtaGCAAGTTATTAAAGAAGACAAATATGTAATGTCACGTGATAATGATTCATCCATGTTAAAAAGGTCTTACCCGGATTCGAACCGGGGTTGGTCGGATCAAAACCGACAGTGATAACCACTACACTATAAAACCACAAATTACGTATTTTATGTTGTAAACCAACAACcttattaacttaacaccagttaatccttcgaacttacgaatataattgttcttcttcttaaactaaataactatataaaATGACTATAATTTTACGACTTAAGTCTGAATATCtggcctttaaatacttttcaaagatcaacgccagcttttccattttactttaattggacTGTTTATAAACTTACTTACAAGGGTAGGAGTGCACAGTTTGAACAATACTGGCTAACTAGTAGAGATTATGCATCGAACAGATATTCACAGGGATGCAACTAGCAGCTGCTCAGTGTTGTGTACAATTTCTAGTTAGcaacttgtagatgagtataaagtcGATCTCGTCTACAACATTTGTTTGTGACATAGTGATACTGTCAGTACACTGTGTCAAGGGTTAGGAGCTTACAAAATCAGAGACGTTCGCGTCAACATGTTGCGACGCGTAAACTCGCTTGTATATAAAGCGATGCCCATGAGGCATCTCTATAGAATTACACAGAATAAGATAAGTAAGTTATagttataagaataatcaGGGTTATAGTCATCTGTAAAATACTAGCCAGATCActatataatattgttttGGTATTACAGATAGAATGTAGATCGAAACAGCTTggttcttttatatatccGGAATATATAGAACTATAGACAAGATTAGACATTGATGGGAATTAGACGAGTTTATATACAAATTGGACTGGCATGATAACATCATGACAACTGGACAATGTGTCTATATATTGTGGACACGTTGTTTCTGAGGTTGGACTTTAGCACATGAGTTACGTGTCTTGGTTGACACGTTAGTACTTGTTGGAATACAACATTTGTTGTAGAACAACTTAGGAatgaaatacaaaataataccaaCTGAAAACGACACTTCAAACTTAAGCAAACTTAGCCTTAACCAAGTTAGATGACTTTCGAACTTACGAAAAATGCTTGTCTCTTTTAGactatataattattataaaacgAACTATAAATTATGGATAAAAATTGAGAAGCTAGTCCTAtttatacttttcaaaagtCGACGACAACTTCTCGAGATTACtttaaatagaatatttattaacttaCTTACAATGGTAGGATTGTACAATTCGAGTAATGATTATTGCTTAGTATGAGTTATTCATCGATCTGATATTAACAAGTATGCAACTAGAGTCTCTTGGATTTATGTATAATTCATCAGCAGcaacttgtagatgagtataaGTTCAATATCATCTATAACAGTGtttatacaaaaaaaaattatctttataATCGTTACATATATCTACTTTTAGATTGtcttaaaagaattaagtAAATGCTTTGGAAGAATGCAAGTACATAAGAATTGATATAATATCGAGTCTTAATTTACACTAACGGTATATTATggatttttaattcatacTATTGATTAAGTATTGCCCTTATATAATAACCTTAAACATTTTATACATTTTGAATAGTTTGAAGTATTGGCCTAACTGTGATAAAATATCCGTATATCTGTATCTTAGGAAAATATATAGACATGATAATTATATCCCTACCAGATAGTTTTAGCTTTTCAATAAGATCGATCTAGTTTTATGTTAtatcataaaaaaaataaaataaaataaaaattggCAGAGAGCTATGAACGTAAGCCTTTAGCTTAAGTATGAGAGTAAAGATAATATCTTCTCTGTAAGTTAGAGAAGCCATATAGTtggtaaatatataataattgatcTGAACTGTAAATATAGAACAGAATAATGTAATATTCATCTAAGGCCTACTTAAACTTTGTGTAAGATAAGAAGTACTACGCATAGTTATAAGGAGAACTGGGAAATATTCATCTGGAATAGTAAGAAAATAGCACTTTAACTTTCTAGAAGTAAACcttagatatatatatatgtaattTGTAAAGCTTCCCGCTTATTATGGTATATTCTTCTATGTCGTAGAGTGTACACTACTTCTGAGCATTCTTCACTTGCTATTAAGAGATTAAGAATTATTTGGTTAATAAAATACGAAGTTTTTCAAGCTCTTTATTTCTCATACTAAAGATTGCAAAATTTTTCacaaaaatttcattatttataaattgtttaattagttaaataattatttgtcACTTTATTCAACAAAGGACACTATAACAATTTACATAAGCAAAGTATCGGGGACTATGCAACTATGAATGGCTATTAAAAGTATAAGttgttaaaatatttggagaACTTACACCGTACAAAATTAGccttttttaaaaaatatgctagttttgattattattatgaattaCTTCACTCTCGAACCCCTAAAAATACCTGAATTTTATTGCCTAAAGTGAAGATTGCAGATTAATGTATTacaattttcaaatgatttcCAATGATCTGAATATATCTTTGTTGTCGACTAGTTTGGGATAAGCTCCTGCCTGCTGCCTGCTTCCTGTACTACTACTATTAATACCTAGCTGAAACAGAGTGTCCCATGTGAAATGTTAAAGTTGTTAAAATCCCGAAAAGTTAGTGATCTAACCGAGAGAAGTGAAAGAGCGCGATGATGCCTCAAAACTGAAACATCATAACAAGGTATGCGAAAAAAGTAAATTGCTAAAAAACCATCAAGAATCTACATTCTATTGTTGAAACGGTGTTTATATATGTGTGTTTACCACATATTTAAATACcaacatatatatttcaatgaaTTGAACCTGTAGAACTTTATTTCAAGATATACTTTCAAGAGGGTTGCACAAAagataatttcaatagatCAGGTGGCATACCAAGAGaacaacaaatatatattatgaaTCCACTATCAACTACGTCAACAGTTCTCTTTCCTACCGAAACTATCGGAAAGGATGTGGAATACTTTCTTACTAATGCATTGcattatattattcaagTCCTTCAAATTATGATTCCAATGATCATCTCCTTTAGTAGAAATTACCCTACATTGTTTCTAGTCTGTACCGgtattatatttgtttatgTTATATTTAGTATCATCTGCCGTATCTTCACAATTCTGAAACGCCTGTTATTTGTAgctttaatattaatgggattttttatttatgcTCGTGGTTCAGATCAATTCATTAACTATGATCTTccttatttgaaaaaattaatatttcaagatGAAAATGTATATGATGTGTTAATCAAATGgttgtattatttgaagaatacAACATATGATCATTCAACCGCGTTCTATAAATTTGTAACAACAACCATTAGGGCAGTCAATAATCACCCAGTGAACCAGTAAAATactgtttttcttttagcATCACATCTTGCTTGTCATAGAAACTATCATTAAAGTTAATATTACTTTAAACTAGAAATACATTGTTCATTCTTCCTGTTAGCACCCATTCTTTATTAGTTATCCGTCTTCCATTCTATTACTATGCATGTATGTGCATGTATATATAAGCTTGCATCGCCGTACTAATCTCATTCTatgtaatataatatatgtatacatgtatatatgtgtatataatatatatatatatatatatatatatatactattattattaattaagcTATACATTGTGTTAAATCTCACCTCCTCCCCTGCACCCTTTTATAGATCTGGTAACCCTAGTCACCTTAAGGAGCATACTAAATTTGTGTATGTTCTTCACGTGCATCGTCGACGTTTTCTTTTTGCGGTACAGTGTATTTCCCTCTCAGACCATGCGCCA from Henningerozyma blattae CBS 6284 chromosome 4, complete genome encodes the following:
- the APQ12 gene encoding Apq12p (similar to Saccharomyces cerevisiae APQ12 (YIL040W); ancestral locus Anc_7.218), whose product is MNPLSTTSTVLFPTETIGKDVEYFLTNALHYIIQVLQIMIPMIISFSRNYPTLFLVCTGIIFVYVIFSIICRIFTILKRLLFVALILMGFFIYARGSDQFINYDLPYLKKLIFQDENVYDVLIKWLYYLKNTTYDHSTAFYKFVTTTIRAVNNHPVNQ
- the ISD11 gene encoding Isd11p (similar to Saccharomyces cerevisiae ISD11 (YER048W-A); ancestral locus Anc_7.219), translated to MPAPSRLQVLSLYKQLIKNANHFSDYNFRNYFLRRTRDTFKANKSLQDQAKLENFYKQGINDLGVLKRQSIVSQLYTFDKLVVEPIDKPTGT